One window from the genome of Cricetulus griseus strain 17A/GY chromosome 2, alternate assembly CriGri-PICRH-1.0, whole genome shotgun sequence encodes:
- the LOC100760411 gene encoding gamma-crystallin E isoform X1 has protein sequence MGKITFYEDRGFQGRHYECSSDHSNLQPYFSRCNSVRVDSGCWMLYEQPNFAGCQYFLRRGDYPDYQQWMGLSDSVRSCRLIPHSSSHRIRIYEREDYRGQMVETTDDCSHLQDRFRFSDFHSFHVLEGYWVLYEMPNYRGRQYLLRPGEYRRYHDWGAMNARVGSLRRVMDFY, from the exons ATGGGGAAG ATCACCTTCTATGAGGACCGCGGCTTCCAGGGCCGCCACTATGAGTGCAGCAGCGACCACTCCAACCTGCAGCCCTATTTCAGCCGCTGCAACTCTGTGCGCGTGGACAGTGGCTGCTGGATGCTCTATGAGCAGCCCAACTTTGCAGGCTGCCAGTACTTCCTGAGGCGTGGGGACTACCCTGACTACCAGCAGTGGATGGGCCTCAGCGACTCTGTCCGCTCCTGCCGCCTCATCCCCCAC TCCAGCTCTCACAGGATCAGGATCTACGAGCGGGAGGACTACAGAGGCCAGATGGTGGAGACCACCGACGACTGCTCCCACCTCCAGGACCGCTTCCGCTTCAGTGACTTCCACTCCTTCCACGTGCTGGAGGGCTACTGGGTCCTCTACGAGATGCCCAACTACCGGGGGCGCCAGTACCTGCTGAGGCCCGGGGAGTACAGGCGCTACCACGACTGGGGCGCCATGAATGCCAGGGTGGGCTCTCTGAGGAGAGTCATGGATttctattga
- the LOC100760411 gene encoding gamma-crystallin E isoform X2 gives MGKITFYEDRGFQGRHYECSSDHSNLQPYFSRCNSVRVDSGCWMLYEQPNFAGCQYFLRRGDYPDYQQWMGLSDSVRSCRLIPHDQDLRAGGLQRPDGGDHRRLLPPPGPLPLQ, from the exons ATGGGGAAG ATCACCTTCTATGAGGACCGCGGCTTCCAGGGCCGCCACTATGAGTGCAGCAGCGACCACTCCAACCTGCAGCCCTATTTCAGCCGCTGCAACTCTGTGCGCGTGGACAGTGGCTGCTGGATGCTCTATGAGCAGCCCAACTTTGCAGGCTGCCAGTACTTCCTGAGGCGTGGGGACTACCCTGACTACCAGCAGTGGATGGGCCTCAGCGACTCTGTCCGCTCCTGCCGCCTCATCCCCCAC GATCAGGATCTACGAGCGGGAGGACTACAGAGGCCAGATGGTGGAGACCACCGACGACTGCTCCCACCTCCAGGACCGCTTCCGCTTCAGTGA